A region of the Gemmatimonadota bacterium genome:
CTCTGCGCCGAGCGCGGCTACGCCTGCGAGATCTGCGTGCCCGGCAACGCCGGGACGGAGCGACTTCGTCTCCTGCGTGCATACGGCGCCAACGTCGTCCTGACCGATCCCCTGGAGGGTTCGGACGGAGCCATTCGAGAGGCGCAGCGGCGCGCAGCCGAGGCGCCGGCGGGTTCGGTCTACTACGCCGACCAGTACGACAATCCGGCCAACATCGCCGCGCACTACTACGGCACCGGGCGGGAGGTATGGCAACAGACGGCGGGGCGCGTGACTCACTTCGTGGCCATCGTCGGCACCAGCGGCACGTTCGTCGGTACAGGCAGGCGCTTGCGCGCGAGCCGCGACGACGTGCGACTCGTGGAGGTCCAGCCCGACTCGCCTCTGCATGGGATAGAGGGGGCGAAGCACATGGCTAGCGCCATGGTGCCGGGGATCTATGACTCGGAGCTCGCCGACGCGCGCATGCAGGTGACCAGCGAAGACGCGCAGGCCATGGCGGTCCGCCTGGCGCATGAGGAGGGGCTGCTGGCTGGACCGTCGGGCGGGGCCAACGTTGCCGCGGCGCTGCGCGTCGCGGCGCAAGCGGACGCCGACGCGCTGGTGGTCACGCTCCTCCCGGAGGACGGGGCGAGATACCTGGACGAGGCATGGTGGAAGGCGGACAGGTGATTCGGATCGACGAGCAGGCGGCCCGCGACATGGCGCGGCAGGCCGAGGCCGCCTACCCGGAGGAATGCTGCGGAGCTCTCCTGGGGCGCGACGGCGAATCGCGCGAGGTGGCCCGCTCGGTGCCCGCGCCGAACACGACCGGAGAGACGCGCACGCGTCGGTATCTGATCGCCCCGGAGACGGTGCGGGATCTGGAGCGCACCGCCGAGGCGGACGGCCTCCAGGTCGTGGGGTACTACCACTCCCACCCCGATCATCCGGCGCGCCCGTCAGAAACGGACGAGCGCCTGGCCTGGCCTTGGTACAGCTACGTCATCGTGCCGGTCTCGGCCGGCGTCGTGGGCGCGCCCAGAGCGTGGCGCCTGCGCGACGACCGCACCGGCTTCGACGAACAGGAGATCGCATGAGCGAGATACGGGTCCGTATCCCCACGCCGCTGCGCCAGTTCTCGGGTGGGCGCGCGGAAGTCCAGGTATCGGCGACGAGCGTGGGAGACGCCCTGGGCAGGGTCGTGGACCTCCACCCCGAGCTGCGCCGACACCTCTACGCCGAGGACGGAAGCCTGCGCAATTTCGTGAACGCCTACCTGAACGACGAGGACGTCCGCCAACTCGACGGGGGCGAAACTTCGGTTTCGAGCGACGACGTCATCACGATCCTGCCGAGCATCGCAGGGGGGGCACCCGGCGACGCGGACGACCTTTCCCTCGAGGAGATCCGCCGCTACAGCCGCCACCTCATCATGCCCGAGGTGGGGATGGCCGGACAGCGCAAGCTGCGCGCGGCGCGCGTGCTCATGATCGGCGCGGGGGGCCTGGGCTCTCCCGTCGGGCTCTACCTGGCGGCGGCGGGGGTCGGTACGCTGGGCGTCGTCGACTTCGACGTGGTCGATGAGACCAACCTGCAGCGCCAGCTCCTGCACGGCACCTCCGACGTCGGCCGCTCCAAGCTCGATTCGGCGCGGGATCGGCTGCGCGAGGCGAATCCCTTCGTGCGCGTGGAGGGACACGAGACGCGCCTGGACTCGGCTAACGCGTTGGACATCATCGGGCGCTACGACCTCGTCGTCGACGGCACCGACAACTTTCCTACCCGCTACCTGGTGAATGACGCGTGCGTCCTGCTCGGCAAGCCGTACGTGTACGGGTCCATCTTCCGCTTCGAGGGTCAGGTCTCCGTGTTCGGGGCGCCCGACGGCCCCTGCTACCGCT
Encoded here:
- a CDS encoding cysteine synthase family protein, coding for MRAAIGNTPLVLLRRMPARGGARVAVKLEGANPGGSVKDRAALTILRRAERSGALRRGVRLLDASSGNTGIAYAMLCAERGYACEICVPGNAGTERLRLLRAYGANVVLTDPLEGSDGAIREAQRRAAEAPAGSVYYADQYDNPANIAAHYYGTGREVWQQTAGRVTHFVAIVGTSGTFVGTGRRLRASRDDVRLVEVQPDSPLHGIEGAKHMASAMVPGIYDSELADARMQVTSEDAQAMAVRLAHEEGLLAGPSGGANVAAALRVAAQADADALVVTLLPEDGARYLDEAWWKADR
- a CDS encoding M67 family metallopeptidase; this encodes MVEGGQVIRIDEQAARDMARQAEAAYPEECCGALLGRDGESREVARSVPAPNTTGETRTRRYLIAPETVRDLERTAEADGLQVVGYYHSHPDHPARPSETDERLAWPWYSYVIVPVSAGVVGAPRAWRLRDDRTGFDEQEIA
- the moeB gene encoding molybdopterin-synthase adenylyltransferase MoeB; protein product: MSEIRVRIPTPLRQFSGGRAEVQVSATSVGDALGRVVDLHPELRRHLYAEDGSLRNFVNAYLNDEDVRQLDGGETSVSSDDVITILPSIAGGAPGDADDLSLEEIRRYSRHLIMPEVGMAGQRKLRAARVLMIGAGGLGSPVGLYLAAAGVGTLGVVDFDVVDETNLQRQLLHGTSDVGRSKLDSARDRLREANPFVRVEGHETRLDSANALDIIGRYDLVVDGTDNFPTRYLVNDACVLLGKPYVYGSIFRFEGQVSVFGAPDGPCYRCLFREPPPPGLVPSCAEGGVLGVLPGIVGALQAAEAIKWIIGGGEPLAGRLLLVDALEMRFRELKLRRDPGCPVCGDDPTVTELIDYEEFCGVPQAERAEAREMDGLPEVAAGELARRLLGGEEITIIDVREPHEWDIANLAPQGARLIPLGFLTERLSELSTADTIVVHCRSGQRSARAVRQLQDAGFRRVANLEGGILAWAEEVDPTIPTY